Below is a window of Leishmania donovani BPK282A1 complete genome, chromosome 21 DNA.
CTTTCTTTTCGCCTTTCGCCACTCTGCCATCATGCGTGAGATCGTTTCCTGCCAGGCCGGCCAGTGCGGCAACCAGATCGGCTCTAAGTTTTGGGAGGTGATTTCCGACGAACATGGTGTCGATCCGACTGGTACCTACCAGGGCGACTCGGATCTGCAGCTCGAGCGCATCAACGTCTACTTCGATGAGTCGACGGGAGGCCGCTACGTGCCGCGCGCCGTGCTGATGGACCTCGAGCCCGGCACTATGGACTCCGTTCGCGCCGGCCNNNNNNNNNNNNNNNNNNNNNNNNNNNNNNNNNNNNNNNNNNNNNNNNNNNNNNNNNNNNNNNNNNNNNNNNNNNNNNNNNNNNNNNNNNNNNNNNNNNNNNNNNNNNNNNNNNNNNNNNNNNNNNNNNNNNNNNNNNNNNNNNNNNNNNNNNNNNNNNNNNNNNNNNNNNNNNNNNNNNNNNNNNNNNNNNNNNNNNNNNNNNNNNNNNNNNNNNNNNNNNNNNNNNNNNNNNNNNNNNNNNNNNNNNNNNNNNNNNNNNNNNNNNNNNNNNNNNNNNNNNNNNNNNNNNNNNNNNNNNNNNNNNNNNNNNNNNNNNNNNNNNNNNNNNNNNNNNNNNNNNNNNNNNNNNNNNNNNNNNNNNNNNNNNNNNNNNNNNNNNNNNNNNNNNNNNNNNNNNNNNNGATATTTGCTTCCGCACGCTGAAgctgacgacgccgacgttCGGTGACCTGAaccacctcgtcgccgctgtgaTGTCTGGCGTGACCTGCTGCCTGCGCTTCCCTGGCCAGCTGAACTCTGACCTGCGCAAGCTTGCCGTGAACCTCGTGCCGTTCCCGCGCCTGCACTTCTTCATGATGGGCTTCGCGCCGCTGACGAGCCGCGGCTCGCAGCAGTACCGCGGCCTGTCCGTCGCGGAGCTGACGCAGCAGATGTTCGACGCCAAGAACATGATGCAGGCCGCCGACCCGCGCCACGGCCGCTACCTCACCGCATCCGCGCTGTTCCGCGGCCGCATATCGACCAAGGA
It encodes the following:
- a CDS encoding beta tubulin, with the translated sequence MREIVSCQAGQCGNQIGSKFWEVISDEHGVDPTGTYQGDSDLQLERINVYFDESTGGRYVPRAVLMDLEPGTMDSVRAG